One part of the Nymphalis io chromosome 22, ilAglIoxx1.1, whole genome shotgun sequence genome encodes these proteins:
- the LOC126777111 gene encoding NF-kappa-B inhibitor-interacting Ras-like protein isoform X2: MGKTSKVVVCGMRGVGKTAVLEQLIYGNVNLKSSFYPTIEDIYVANIETDRGTKERVCFYDTAGLEPPLTGPPQSPTMQLTANQVLQRHYLGFAEGFVMVYDTTHPESLDVLMYLKKDIDRNKDKKEVVMLVIGNRTGPDDINSLENTCSKAANWCAREKIRHFEVSAMDRPSLYEPFIFMTTKLNPVQNKTAFPQLSTLSKLTQKNNRSDAM; the protein is encoded by the exons atgggaAAAACAAGCAAAGTAGTTGTATGTGGAATGAGAGGCGTTGGTAAAACTGCAGTTTTAGAGCAACTTATATACGGAAATGTGAATTTAAAATCATCTTTTTATCCAACAATTGAAGATATATACGTTGCTAATATTGAAACTGACCGTGGGACTAAAGAGCGCGTATGTTTCTACGATACCGCGGGATTGGAGCCTCCTCTTACAG GGCCACCTCAATCACCGACAATGCAGCTGACAGCCAATCAAGTCTTGCAGCGACACTACCTTGGTTTTGCAGAGGGATTTGTCATGGTCTATGACACTACTCACCCGGAATCACTTGATGTGTTGATGTATTTGAAGAAGGATATTGATAGAAATAAGGATAAAAAGGAG GTAGTGATGCTTGTTATAGGCAATAGAACAGGTCCGGATGACATCAATAGCCTCGAGAATACCTGTTCGAAAGCGGCTAACTGGTGTGCCAGGGAGAAAATTCGCCATTTTGAGGTATCAGCTATGGACAGGCCGTCCCTATATGAGCCTTTTATATTCATGACGACGAAGTTAAATCCTGTACAGAATAAAACGGCATTTCCTCAACTCTCTACTCTTAGTAAGCTAACTCAGAAAAATAATCGCAGTGACGCAATGTAA
- the LOC126777111 gene encoding NF-kappa-B inhibitor-interacting Ras-like protein isoform X1: MGKTSKVVVCGMRGVGKTAVLEQLIYGNVNLKSSFYPTIEDIYVANIETDRGTKERVCFYDTAGLEPPLTGELKGPPQSPTMQLTANQVLQRHYLGFAEGFVMVYDTTHPESLDVLMYLKKDIDRNKDKKEVVMLVIGNRTGPDDINSLENTCSKAANWCAREKIRHFEVSAMDRPSLYEPFIFMTTKLNPVQNKTAFPQLSTLSKLTQKNNRSDAM; this comes from the exons atgggaAAAACAAGCAAAGTAGTTGTATGTGGAATGAGAGGCGTTGGTAAAACTGCAGTTTTAGAGCAACTTATATACGGAAATGTGAATTTAAAATCATCTTTTTATCCAACAATTGAAGATATATACGTTGCTAATATTGAAACTGACCGTGGGACTAAAGAGCGCGTATGTTTCTACGATACCGCGGGATTGGAGCCTCCTCTTACAGGCGAGTTGAAAG GGCCACCTCAATCACCGACAATGCAGCTGACAGCCAATCAAGTCTTGCAGCGACACTACCTTGGTTTTGCAGAGGGATTTGTCATGGTCTATGACACTACTCACCCGGAATCACTTGATGTGTTGATGTATTTGAAGAAGGATATTGATAGAAATAAGGATAAAAAGGAG GTAGTGATGCTTGTTATAGGCAATAGAACAGGTCCGGATGACATCAATAGCCTCGAGAATACCTGTTCGAAAGCGGCTAACTGGTGTGCCAGGGAGAAAATTCGCCATTTTGAGGTATCAGCTATGGACAGGCCGTCCCTATATGAGCCTTTTATATTCATGACGACGAAGTTAAATCCTGTACAGAATAAAACGGCATTTCCTCAACTCTCTACTCTTAGTAAGCTAACTCAGAAAAATAATCGCAGTGACGCAATGTAA
- the LOC126777107 gene encoding dolichol-phosphate mannosyltransferase subunit 1, with protein sequence MASTASDSEITQSDKYSILLPTYNERENLPIIIWLIIKYLDNSGYDYEVIIIDDGSPDGTLEVAKQLQKLYGSNKILLRPREKKLGLGTAYIHGMQHATGNFIIIMDSDLSHHPQFIPKFIELQKKHDYDLVSGTRYKNGGGVYGWDFKRKLISRGANFITQLLLRPNASDLTGSFRLYKKDILQKLIDSCVSKGYVFQMEMIIRARQLEYTIGEVPITFVDRVYGESKLGGSEIWQFAKALLYLFATT encoded by the exons ATGGCGAGCACAGCCTCAGATTCAGAAATTACTCAAAGTgataaatattccattttattgCCGACTTACAACGAAAGAGAGAACTTACCGATCATAATATGGCTAATAATCAAATACCTCGACAACAG CGGCTACGATTATGAAGTGATTATCATCGACGATGGCAGCCCAGATGGTACGCTGGAAGTAGCGAAACAGCTGCAGAAATTGTAtggatcaaataaaatattattacgtcCGAGAGAGAAGAAATTGGGACTTGGAACTGCCTACATTCACGGCATGCAACATGCAACAggcaattttattatcattatggaTTCGGATTTAAGTCAccac cctcaATTCATTCCAAAGTTCATAGAGCTACAAAAGAAGCATGATTATGATCTAGTATCAGGTACTCGCTACAAGAATGGAGGTGGTGTGTACGGATGGGATTTTAAAAGGAAACTAATTTCAAGGGGTGCAAATTTTATAACACAACTTTTGTTAAGGCCTAACGCTTCTGACTTGACTGGTTCTTTTAG gcTTTACAAAAAGGATATCCTACAGAAATTGATAGACAGCTGTGTGTCCAAGGGCTATGTTTTCCAAATGGAGATGATAATTCG AGCAAGGCAATTAGAGTACACCATTGGAGAGGTGCCGATAACATTCGTCGATCGTGTGTATGGGGAGTCCAAACTAGGCGGATCAGAAATTTGGCAGTTTGCTAAagcattattgtatttatttgctACAACATAA